One genomic window of Quercus robur chromosome 6, dhQueRobu3.1, whole genome shotgun sequence includes the following:
- the LOC126689499 gene encoding leucine-rich repeat extensin-like protein 6, with translation MNNPIPIHGMFFKMKTNPLLTLALWGIFSLIFLSKPSHQASNFPPPQPPLPNPRLLKAYTALQAWKHSITSDPKNSTLNWCGPNVCNYTGVYCAPAPDDPHVMTVAGIDLNHADIAGTLPEELGLLTDLAFFHINSNRFYGTIPDCFRYLHLLHEFDISNNQFSGPFPSVVLYIPSLIFLDIRFNEFQGSIPSRLFDLKLDALFINNNKFQTSLPENIGNSTVSVIVFANNNLNGCLPSSLSNMKDTLNEIILMNSGLKGCVPPEIGLLDKVTVFDVSFNELVGTLPESIGKMKSLEQLDVAHNKLSGVIPPSICMLPKLENFTYSYNYFCGEPPVCLKLPDKDDKKNCIPDRPLQRSPEECFSFYADPVDCGTFGCSVRSPPPPSPPPPPPPPPPPPPPPPPPPPPPPPPPPPPPPKKWHRSQPPPMPHYTNP, from the coding sequence ATGAACAACCCAATACCAATACATGGCATGTTTTTCAAAATGAAGACTAACCCACTTCTCACTCTAGCCCTTTGGGGCATCTTCTCTCTCATATTCCTCTCCAAGCCCTCTCACCAAGCTTCAAACTttccaccaccacaaccaccactccCAAACCCAAGACTCCTAAAGGCTTATACTGCCCTCCAAGCATGGAAACACTCAATCACCTCTGACCCCAAAAACTCTACCTTAAATTGGTGTGGCCCAAATGTCTGCAATTACACTGGTGTGTACTGTGCGCCAGCCCCAGATGACCCTCACGTTATGACAGTGGCTGGAATAGACCTAAACCATGCTGACATAGCCGGTACACTACCAGAAGAACTAGGCCTCTTGACTGACCTTGCTTTCTTCCACATAAACTCCAACCGCTTCTATGGCACTATCCCTGATTGCTTTCGATACCTTCACCTTCTCCATGAGTTTGACATTAGTAATAACCAATTTTCTGGTCCATTCCCTTCAGTTGTTCTTTACATTCCTTCACTCATATTCCTTGATATCCGATTCAATGAATTCCAAGGAAGCATCCCTTCACGCCTTTTCGACTTGAAACTCGATGCTTTgttcatcaacaacaacaagtTCCAAACATCTTTACCTGAAAACATAGGCAACTCTACAGTTTCAGTGATTGTTTTTGCCAACAACAACCTTAATGGTTGCTTGCCTTCGAGTTTGTCGAACATGAAGGACACTTTGAATGAGATTATACTAATGAACAGTGGATTAAAAGGGTGTGTGCCCCCAGAGATAGGGTTGCTAGACAAAGTGACAGTGTTTGATGTGAGCTTTAACGAGTTGGTTGGTACTTTGCCTGAATCAATAGGGAAAATGAAGAGCTTGGAGCAATTGGATGTGGCGCATAACAAGTTGTCAGGTGTGATTCCACCGAGTATATGCATGTTGCCTAAGTTGGAGAACTTTACCTACTCATATAACTATTTCTGTGGTGAACCACCCGTGTGCTTGAAGCTGCCTGACAAAGATGACAAGAAGAATTGTATTCCAGATAGGCCATTGCAAAGGTCACCAGAGgaatgtttttctttctatgcGGATCCTGTTGACTGTGGTACATTTGGCTGCTCAGTTAGAAGTCCACcgccaccatcaccaccaccaccaccaccaccacctcctcctcctcctcctcctcctcctcctcctccaccaccaccaccgccacctccgccgccgccgccaccaAAAAAGTGGCACCGGTCACAACCCCCGCCAATGCCTCATTATACTAATCCATGA